In Fusarium oxysporum f. sp. lycopersici 4287 chromosome 2, whole genome shotgun sequence, a genomic segment contains:
- a CDS encoding alcohol dehydrogenase, translating into MSLVDFFNARPEPATPLGRYRVLSSSAGARVSPLCLGGMSFGTTMAAAMGGVDEEQSFKILDAYADAGGNFIDTANDYQGGQSETYIGNWMAARNNRDSVFIATKFTNNYRFDIGPDKRVNYSGNHKKSLFLSLDASLLKLQTGYIDLLYVHWWDWTTSIEELMDSLHLLIQQGKVLYLGVSDTPAWVVSAANTYARDHGKTPFSVYQGRWNVMIRDFERDVIPMAHHFGMAIVPWDALGGGKLQTEKQIEARKMANEGLRPMWGPGQTEVEKKTSKTLEEVSEQVGATSIQQVALAYLIHKARNVFPLIGGRKVEHLHDNIKGLEIQLTDKHIQIIEAVQPFDIGFPVSMVGENPRDTGITPLLLQPVAPFSWQVLGRTIVKG; encoded by the coding sequence ATGTCTCTcgtcgacttcttcaacgCACGTCCGGAACCAGCAACTCCCTTGGGACGATATCGAGTCCTGTCATCAAGTGCTGGAGCTCGCGTATCGCCGCTTTGCCTCGGTGGTATGTCGTTCGGAACGACTATGGCTGCCGCGATGGGGGGTGTGGATGAGGAGCAAAGCTTCAAAATTCTAGATGCCTACGCGGATGCCGGTGGTAACTTCATCGACACGGCCAATGACTATCAGGGTGGCCAGTCTGAAACATATATTGGGAACTGGATGGCGGCGCGTAATAATCGCGATTCAGTGTTTATCGCGACTAAGTTCACAAATAACTACCGTTTCGATATCGGTCCAGACAAGAGGGTGAATTACTCAGGTAATCACAAAAAATCCCTCTTCTTGTCGCTAGACGCGTCACTGCTTAAGCTACAAACCGGCTATATTGACCTTCTCTATGTCCACTGGTGGGACTGGACCACGTCTATCGAAGAACTTATGGACTCGCTACATCTACTCATTCAACAGGGCAAAGTCCTATATCTCGGCGTATCTGACACCCCTGCATGGGTTGTTTCAGCAGCGAACACGTATGCCCGAGACCACGGCAAGACACCTTTCTCAGTCTATCAGGGACGTTGGAATGTGATGATCCGCGACTTCGAACGCGATGTTATTCCCATGGCGCACCATTTTGGCATGGCGATAGTGCCTTGGGATGCACTAGGTGGCGGAAAACTTCAAACGGAAAAGCAAATCGAGGCGCGTAAGATGGCTAACGAAGGGCTTCGACCTATGTGGGGTCCTGGTCAGACTgaagtcgagaagaagacgagcaAAACCTTGGAGGAAGTTTCCGAGCAGGTTGGTGCCACCAGTATCCAACAGGTTGCCTTGGCATACTTGATACACAAGGCACGCAATGTGTTCCCCCTCATTGGAGGACGCAAAGTCGAGCACCTTCACGACAATATCAAGGGGTTGGAAATCCAGCTTACCGATAAGCACATACAGATCATCGAGGCAGTTCAGCCCTTTGACATCGGATTTCCCGTGTCGATGGTTGGTGAGAATCCTAGAGATACTGGCATTACGCCGTTACTGCTTCAACCTGTCGCACCCTTCTCATGGCAGGTCCTGGGAAGGACGATTGTCAAGGGCTGA
- a CDS encoding hypothetical protein (At least one base has a quality score < 10) → MKMRPSIESSLGDQGLATEQRSLLDLIDKLQFAQLDDVKLPQIVVVGDQSAGKSSVLEALTGTPFPRDAGACTRFATEIRMRRAKETKLKVSIIPDKTRPYNDQARLLQWGGDVTGDTPFDAMMRDATELIAPKSIPGRFAARDILVVEKEGPDMPLLTLVDLPGLVRVANRDQSESDIQTIEALSDRYMKSSRTIILAVIGGNNDYVQAPILKKARHFDPKGSRTIGVLTKPDMTERIGLEDKFIELVTNKDQENNFKLGWYVLLNPGPGEQWQTPEDRANREAEFFSRGKWATLPPEMWGIGALRAKLSTQLQRHIGKHVKTLRRQIQQALEGCESQLKAMGVGKDTPEEMRFQMGELFTASNNLVTPAVNGNYKNPFGERFFARQSSPKGTPSQKLRARIRDESERFARRFRQHGRKVTFQKTQPPVANGVNGTNGAAEGNGLPTPGTVGDRSKKDFAEFEVEPLLRQIRGNELPLDSNPRAPYILFQDYSRNWPVLAQEYKDNVGVICNEFLADVIDHVWPMRMRDPLRMHFLELRMKDLVESADTELGRLTDDMELEIQPFDPEYEERLRKWRAEATENGGTYTEAEEVLEKMLIYYDLTARIFTRNVITQVVERHLLLGMLRLFNPIEILRMPDTTIEAIAAENKETRDRRKALQLQKKAIEEARNICASLAMRSELRAYEDDDDDAETDDEEQTPREVSRRQVGAPQMVYPRTVHLKAVFSRHNRPLNQAVTTPPDETAIVGTSVLNARTASSRPPVPTQDSCQSGPYQANRDWEPVYHPQQQASAPGHAPPPPPPRPSKVGLGETESYYDNARRQDSYTESPGRGDGRREGARHRLVKRYANGKLKTLLLEKMK, encoded by the coding sequence ATGAAAATGCGCCCTTCGATTGAATCGTCGCTGGGCGATCAGGGCCTTGCAACTGAGCAACGAAGCCTGCTAGACCTTATCGACAAGCTCCAATTCGCACAACTCGATGATGTCAAACTGCCCCAAATCGTTGTCGTCGGCGATCAGTCCGCTGGTAAGAGCTCGGTTCTCGAGGCTCTCACCGGCACACCATTTCCTCGCGATGCCGGCGCCTGCACACGGTTTGCGACAGAGATTCGCATGCGACGAGCGAAGGAGACAAAACTAAAGGTTTCCATCATCCCCGACAAGACACGACCTTACAATGATCAAGCTCGCCTGCTGCAATGGGGCGGTGATGTCACCGGTGACACACCCTTTGATGCGATGATGCGTGATGCTACAGAGTTGATCGCTCCCAAGAGCATTCCTGGTCGCTTCGCCGCTCGCGATATTCTCgtcgtcgagaaggagggcCCCGACATGCCACTTTTGACTCTGGTCGATCTTCCCGGTCTTGTTCGTGTCGCCAACCGCGATCAATCCGAGTCTGACATCCAAACCATCGAAGCCCTCTCCGATCGATACATGAAGAGCTCTCGAACTATTATTCTTGCTGTTATCGGCGGAAACAACGATTATGTTCAGGCTCCTATCCTCAAGAAGGCCCGCCACTTTGATCCCAAGGGATCACGCACGATCGGTGTCCTCACCAAGCCCGATATGACCGAGCGTATCGGCCTTGAAGACAAGTTCATCGAACTTGTTACCAACAAGGACCAAGAGAACAACTTCAAGCTCGGCTGGTATGTCCTGCTCAACCCTGGACCAGGCGAGCAATGGCAGACTCCTGAGGACCGCGCCAACCGAGAAGCCGAGTTCTTCTCTCGTGGAAAATGGGCAACCCTCCCACCAGAGATGTGGGGTATCGGTGCTCTTCGCGCCAAACTGAGTACTCAGCTTCAGCGCCATATCGGCAAGCATGTCAAGACTCTTCGCCGCCAGATCCAGCAAGCTTTGGAAGGCTGCGAGAGCcagctcaaggccatggGTGTTGGCAAAGATACCCCAGAGGAGATGCGTTTCCAGATGGGCGAGCTCTTCACAGCATCCAACAACCTCGTCACTCCTGCGGTGAACGGTAACTACAAGAACCCGTTCGGTGAGCGATTCTTTGCTAGACAGTCAAGCCCCAAGGGTACCCCATCACAGAAGCTCCGAGCTCGCATTCGTGACGAGAGTGAGCGCTTCGCTCGAAGGTTCCGACAACACGGTCGTAAGGTTACGTTCCAGAAGACCCAGCCTCCTGTCGCAAATGGTGTCAATGGTACGAATGGCGCTGCCGAAGGCAATGGCCTTCCCACTCCAGGCACCGTTGGAGACCGCTCAAAGAAGGACTTTGCCGAGTTTGAAGTTGAGCCTCTTCTCCGACAGATCCGGGGTAACGAACTTCCTCTCGACTCCAACCCTCGAGCCCCTTATATCCTCTTCCAGGACTACTCCAGAAACTGGCCTGTGCTTGCACAAGAATACAAGGACAACGTCGGTGTTATCTGCAACGAGTTTCTTGCGGATGTTATTGATCACGTCTGGCCCATGCGCATGCGCGACCCTCTTCGCATGCACTTCCTCGAGCTCAGAATGAAGGATCTTGTCGAAAGCGCCGACACCGAGCTTGGACGTCTCACCGACGATATGGAACTCGAGATCCAGCCTTTCGACCCCGAGTATGAGGAGCGTCTTCGAAAGTGGCGTGCCGAAGCTACTGAGAACGGCGGAACCTACACAGAGGCCGAAGAGGTCTTGGAGAAAATGCTTATTTACTACGACCTTACTGCACGCATCTTTACACGTAACGTCATCACTCAGGTCGTCGAGCGACATCTTCTGCTTGGCATGCTGCGACTGTTTAATCCTATTGAGATTCTTCGCATGCCTGATACCACCATTGAGGCTATTGCTGCCGAGAACAAGGAAACCCGTGACCGCCGCAAGGCTCTCCAActccagaagaaggccattgaAGAAGCTAGAAACATCTGCGCCAGCCTTGCTATGCGAAGTGAATTACGAGCCtacgaggatgacgatgacgatgcagAAACGGATGACGAAGAGCAGACGCCTCGAGAGGTAAGCCGTCGCCAGGTTGGAGCGCCTCAGATGGTGTACCCCAGAACGGTGCACCTCAAGGCGGTCTTCTCCAGGCACAACCGGCCCCTCAATCAAGCCGTAACGACTCCACCCGACGAAACCGCGATAGTCGGGACGAGCGTACTGAACGCGAGAACAGCGAGCAGCCGACCTCCCGTCCCGACTCAGGATTCCTGCCAGAGCGGCCCTTACCAGGCCAACCGAGACTGGGAGCCAGTttatcatcctcagcaaCAGGCATCTGCACCAGGCCATGCTCCCCcaccgcctcctcctcgtcccTCAAAGGTAGGCCTTGGAGAGACCGAGTCTTACTATGACAATGCCCGTCGCCAGGACTCCTACACTGAGAGTCCCGGCCGAGGCGACGGTCGCCGAGAGGGCGCGCGGCATAGACTTGTGAAACGCTATGCGAATGGGAAATTAAAGACTTTACTACTAGAAAAGATGAAATAG